One Panthera leo isolate Ple1 chromosome B1, P.leo_Ple1_pat1.1, whole genome shotgun sequence DNA window includes the following coding sequences:
- the LOC122217284 gene encoding beta-defensin 107A-like gives MSGAMRIFFLIFAALILLAGIFSGRNTLLLDILEMIVSEGSEYQSCFLHLASGGMHREPRCLKPDGHREAECLSFEVKIGGCRTELTPLC, from the exons ATGTCTGGAGCCATGAgaatctttttcttaatttttgctgCTCTCATTCTCCTTGCTGGCATTTTCTCAG GAAGAAATACTCTGCTTCTAGATATCCTAGAAATGATTGTGTCAGAGGGAAGTGAATATCAA TCTTGCTTTCTTCACTTAGCTAGCGGAGGGATGCACAGAGAGCCACGTTGTCTGAAACCGGACGGTCACCGTGAAGCCGAGTGCCTTTCCTTTGAGGTTAAGATTGGGGGCTGTAGAACTGAACTGACACCACTCTgttga
- the LOC122216832 gene encoding ubiquitin carboxyl-terminal hydrolase 17-like protein 6: METPSSHCREESQFHVFPNLKPCGSNTGGAEGHGGPTLPEKPSPSSHTPCDLPNGWAPASIGLPPAKKPVSWRRPSVVGAGLQNLGNTCYANAALQCLTYTPPLAGYMLSQEHSRSCGRQPFCVLCALQAHVTRALCRPGDVIRPPPKLLAAFHTHRQEDAHEFLMFTLDAMQQACLREDKPSEPQAQDATLIRQIFGGYWRSQIQCLHCQGVSSTLDPYLDISLDIRAAQSVSQALQHLVKPEQLDGENAYRCSTCLDKVPASKTLTLHTCSKVLMLVLKRFCHFTGSKLAKEVQYPERLDMRRYVSGQNGGSLTYVLYAVLVHAGWNCHSGHYFCYIKAGNGQWYKMDDAKVTASDATSALSQHAYVLFYIQKSELERDRGSEPGAGESTSLQADHAGTAAAQGGPETDPDIEVPQLEDHVEETPPPAITLDQWRFLQESHRPKSEFNLRKLEFALPPDAVLIHQSKYRDEMGKDHREPNIYRLNSSARDIPPQRATASNQVPCLPGRARATKRKNKKGQRSQEAVQGSHYRL; the protein is encoded by the coding sequence ATGGAGACGCCCTCTTCCCACTGCCGAGAGGAGTCTCAGTTCCATGTCTTTCCAAACCTCAAACCTTGCGGGTCAAATACGGGTGGTGCTGAAGGCCACGGAGGACCCACTCTGCCTGAGAAGCCGTCACCGTCATCGCACACACCCTGCGACCTGCCGAACGGTTGGGCTCCCGCGTCAATAGGTCTGCCCCCCGCAAAGAAACCCGTGAGTTGGAGGAGACCTTCTGTGGTTGGGGCTGGCCTGCAGAACCTGGGGAACACGTGCTATGCGAATGCGGCGCTGCAGTGTCTGACGTACACACCACCCCTCGCCGGCTACATGCTGTCCCAGGAGCACTCCCGAAGCTGTGGGAGGCAGCCATTCTGCGTGCTGTGTGCTCTGCAGGCTCACGTGACCCGGGCCCTCTGCCGTCCGGGAGATGTGATCCGGCCTCCGCCCAAACTGCTCGCTGCCttccacacacacaggcaggaggATGCCCATGAGTTTCTGATGTTCACTCTGGATGCTATGCAGCAAGCGTGTTTGCGTGAGGACAAGCCTTCAGAGCCTCAGGCTCAGGACGCCACCCTCATCCGGCAAATCTTTGGCGGGTACTGGAGGTCTCAAATCCAGTGTCTCCACTGCCAGGGTGTCTCCAGCACTTTGGACCCTTACCTGGACATTAGCCTGGATATCAGGGCGGCTCAGAGTGTGAGCCAAGCTTTGCAACACTTGGTGAAGCCCGAACAGTTGGACGGTGAAAATGCCTATCGTTGTAGTACTTGTCTCGACAAGGTACCTGCTTCCAAGACGTTGACTTTGCACACTTGCTCCAAGGTCCTGATGCTGGTATTGAAACGATTCTGCCATTTCACGGGCAGCAAACTGGCTAAGGAAGTGCAATATCCTGAGCGCCTTGACATGCGACGATACGTGTCTGGGCAGAACGGGGGGTCGCTGACTTATGTGCTCTATGCCGTGCTGGTGCACGCGGGCTGGAATTGTCACAGCGGACATTACTTCTGTTACATCAAAGCTGGGAACGGCCAGTGGTACAAAATGGATGATGCGAAGGTGACCGCCAGTGATGCGACGTCTGCCCTGAGCCAACATGCCTATGTGCTCTTTTACATCCAGAAGAGTGAATTGGAAAGAGACCGTGGGAGTGAGCCAGGTGCTGGGGAATCCACATCCCTCCAGGCTGACCACGCAGGCACGGCTGCGGCCCAAGGGGGGCCCGAAACCGACCCCGACATCGAGGTGCCACAATTGGAGGATCACGTGGAAGAGACACCACCGCCAGCAATCACGTTAGACCAGTGGAGATTCCTCCAAGAAAGCCACCGTCCCAAGTCTGAATTCAACCTCAGGAAATTAGAATTTGCCCTTCCCCCCGACGCAGTCCTAATTCACCAGTCCAAATACAGAGACGAGATGGGAAAGGATCACCGTGAACCAAACATCTACCGGCTCAACAGTTCAGCCAGGGACATCCCACCTCAGAGGGCAACGGCCAGTAACCAAGTCCCTTGTCTCCCAGGCAGAGCCAGAGCTACcaagaggaagaacaagaagggaCAGAGGTCTCAGGAAGCAGTGCAGGGATCCCACTACAGGCTTTGA